A section of the Cardiocondyla obscurior isolate alpha-2009 unplaced genomic scaffold, Cobs3.1 scaffold31_0_849067, whole genome shotgun sequence genome encodes:
- the LOC139112598 gene encoding uncharacterized protein, which produces MNNAVFGKTMENVRNHVDVRLITHWEGRFGAEALISKLNFHSRSIFAENLVAIEMRKLEVKFNKLIYVGMCILDISKTCLYEFHHKYMQPLYQNKCKIMYTDTDSLIYHIECKDVYEIMKRDINRFYTSDYACDNVYGIPQVNKKVPGLMKDENNGAIMTEFIGLRAKMYALRVDGKKDTKKIKGVKSNVVAKKITFDDYTRCLKEEIEMTRQQTCIRSKLHEVYTIREEKTALSPYDDKRYIIPGSIEILPWGHYKIPL; this is translated from the coding sequence atgaataatgcaGTATTTGGAAAAACCATGGAGAACGTGCGTAATCATGTTGATGTAAGGCTCATAACACATTGGGAGGGCAGATTTGGTGCTGAAGCATTGATCTCGAAATTGAATTTTCATAGTCGTAGCATTTTCGCTGAAAATCTGGTAGCGATTGAAATGCGTAAACTTgaagtgaaatttaataaactgaTCTATGTTGGAATGTGCATTCTGGACATATCTAAAACATGTTTGTATGAATTTCATCATAAGTACATGCAAcctctttatcaaaataaatgtaaaattatgtatactgaCACAGACAGTCTTATATATCATATAGAGTGCAAAGACGTTTATGAGATTAtgaaacgtgatattaatagattttataCAAGTGATTACGCTTGTGACAATGTGTATGGTATTCCacaagttaataaaaaagtaccaggtttgatgaaagatgaaaacaaTGGAGCGATCATGACTGAATTCATTGGACTTcgagcaaaaatgtatgcattacGAGTAGATggtaaaaaagatacaaaaaagattaaaggtgttaagagtaatgttgtcgccaagaagataacgtttgacgattaCACACGATGCTTGaaggaggaaatagaaatgacgCGTCAGCAAACATGTATAAGATCTAAGCTGCATGAGGTGTATACTATACGTGAGGAGAAAACTGCTCTGAGTCCATATGACGATAAGCGATACATTATACCCGGTTCTATTGAAATTTTACCATGGgggcattataaaataccactataa